Proteins co-encoded in one Stomoxys calcitrans chromosome 5, idStoCalc2.1, whole genome shotgun sequence genomic window:
- the LOC106090970 gene encoding uncharacterized protein LOC106090970: MNRTLCNVIAYLSAIICGLSVIFLTFLLVVGLTVPDEEPEKPEDELTTWDYVAFGIELLTMVVMFVASVFLIIGIKRERHAFVAPWVFIVAINVVLSIILLIMNPDELIAGIVGIVLQVAFWYPIFSLYREFRNAPRQQSVAYNACPTNVPGGGNQYPQYPQYPQTNVYNTQAQPVYPNLTNYQQK, translated from the exons ATGAACAGAACCTTGTGCAATGTTATTGCATATCTAAGTGCCATTATTTGCGGTCTGAGTGTCATATTCCTGACTTTTCTACTGGTAGTTGGATTGACTGTGCCGGATGAAGAGCCAGAAAAGCCCGAAGATGAACTTACCA CCTGGGATTACGTTGCATTCGGCATCGAACTTTTAACCATGGTGGTGATGTTCGTGGCCTCCGTTTTTCTAATCATTGGAATTAAGAGG GAACGCCATGCCTTTGTAGCTCCCTGGGTGTTCATTGTTGCCATCAATGTTGTACTAAGCATTATTCTTTTAATCATGAATCCCGACGAACTCATTGCTGGAATAGTTGGCATTG TGCTTCAAGTTGCCTTCTGGTATCCCATATTCAGTTTGTATCGTGAATTCCGTAATGCACCAAGACAACAAAGTGTTGCCTACAATGCCTGCCCCACAAATGTGCCCGGTGGTGGTAACCAATACCCACAATATCCCCAATACCCACAGACCAATGTCTACAATACCCAAGCCCAGCCAGTCTATCCCAACCTAACAAATTATCaacaaaagtaa
- the LOC131997971 gene encoding uncharacterized protein LOC131997971 yields the protein MAARRKFLFDLDQLITFCSKFESQKPETFTVQLLEIKDLELERRWSQLVSSYETLVLEDEKEVHDYNDQYGVKFEEASCMYQKCKEGTMILICAKSQKALSVELPPQQHVPSLKLPPCDTPLFEGGYSQWPAFRDIFSAVFGKHPSLSPAQKLYHLRGKTRGEAYDIVKKFELTDANFNLAWEALINRYENRRILVNQQMKKLFSIQFAQNENPKSIRQILSSITDSLAIFRSYGIAVENWDPILIHIASSKIPDNTLRAWEDSLDDHKELPSWSQMEKFLSKRIEKLETIIDFRKPNSRETYNSKANSFQVSETENQTKPFCKTCNQYHSLMVCQNFKSLAPQDRIQYAMENKLCLNCLSQKHFKPNCTSRRSCSICNKKHHTMLHLESKSTNSLDTSQNYETIDTTSQDVPTTSRQSNENSFLNTTIANYEINTLFSQNEGTTILPTARIHLEHGGELFTVRALLDTGSEKSFIAKRIQQKLMIPLEKHNSQISGLGGTIVSSCKGKCLLTLKSTYSDFRIQVKALVVSSLAHFLPSRPIRSTLIQQVQHLSLADPFFYKQAPIEMIIGSDYLPFINKTGMTVQIGNGIEARESQFGWYLSGPTESEYIKTFSTLATASDNAALQEQLKRFWELEEVGKPKPTSDADIWCENFYKSTTYRDQEGRYVVRLPFIQEFPDEKFLGSSRHMAFAQYCRMEKHLSKNQELKYEYDKVLREYIALEHMVPAKPKEEKSPKVHNYFLPHHAVIRPESKSTKVRVVFNASKKTTSGLSLNDVLHAGPILQQDLMKVLLNWRYYRYVFNGDIQKMYRQIWIHEDDQQYQQILFRTFKDKAVEVFRLKTVTFGVNAAPFLAIRTLLELSKDCKNLYPKASNILQNEIYVDDVLSGAHSLEEAKVKQEQLVRSLSSAGFSLKKLTANNKILLESWPREDLLSEEFLNIEDQSSIKTLGVRWNAMADFFYYTVEPIEIDQFTSKRKILSTIAKLFDPLGWLGPTIVIAKMLMQDLWEERLGWDESVPAPILQRWSSFVENLQHVSDIQIKRWIQFSPQASIQIHGFSDASEKAYCAAVYIRVVHPDGDIYSNLLVSKTKVAPLKRTTIPKLELCGADLLTKLIKSISNDVQIEHKLFLWTDSSIVLGWLQKSPQTVKTFVANRISDILSVVDISQWNYVKTDENPADLGSRGCAPRDLSTCQLWWHGPSWLSQPHQHWPKPRTFEPTDLEAKRVCSYHTSENAEEIISRFSSFNRCLRVICYIFRFYQSSKRKETFSSTLLRHDEIDFVKRRLIHLSQKVAFPRELEALCEKKPISKKSKILAINPVIDDTGLLRVGGRLTNCGLSYEEIHPIILPEKSKLAELMIKFTHRILLHAEHHTMLRAIRQGFYIPRVKNIIRQCIRNCKPCTIVKHRFQNQIMASLPPERVQFSLPFTFTGVDFAGPFNIRASKVRNSKTLKGYAAVFVCFSTKAVHLETCSELSSEAFIATFSRFTGRRGLPKTIFSDNGRNFVGASYKLLKEHHEFLKSAEQSLVEKYATHGFNWSFIPPYAPHMGGLWEAAVKSMKTHLKKVAASHTLTFEELTTLLIMVESILNSRPLSPISGNPNELNPLTPGHFLRGAPIIVEPSQNIAQDNISLLNRWERLKALQQIFARRWKTEYITELQRRIKWKTTKNNIKINDFVVIKDELLPPTDWRLGRVTKVHYGSDNNVRVAEILTQSGTITRPIVKLCVLPTQNTTPTE from the coding sequence ATGGCCGCGCGTCGAAAGTTTTTATTTGATCTAGATCAACTTATAACGTTTTGCTCAAAATTCGAATCCCAAAAACCAGAAACATTCACCGTACAATTATTGGAAATAAAAGATCTCGAGTTGGAGCGGAGGTGGTCTCAATTAGTATCTAGTTATGAAACACTGGTCTTAGAAGATGAAAAAGAAGTACACGATTATAACGACCAGTACGGTGTTAAATTTGAAGAAGCTAGTTGTATGTACCAAAAATGCAAAGAAGGCACGATGATTCTAATTTGCGCCAAGAGCCAAAAAGCACTTAGTGTAGAACTACCACCACAACAACATGTCCCTTCACTAAAATTACCCCCATGCGACACTCCACTTTTTGAGGGGGGATACTCTCAATGGCCAGCATTTAGGGATATTTTTTCTGCGGTATTTGGCAAACACCCTAGTTTGTCCCCGGCTCAAAAGCTGTACCACCTGCGTGGTAAAACACGAGGTGAGGCTTACGACATCGTCAAGAAATTTGAGCTCACAGACGCGAATTTCAATTTAGCTTGGGAGGCATTGATTAATAGGTACGAAAACAGACGGATTTTAGTAAATCAGCAGATGAAAAAGCTATTTTCTATTCAATTCGCCCAAAACGAAAATCCTAAGTCCATCAGACAAATTCTGAGTTCCATTACTGATAGTTTGGCGATATTTAGGTCATATGGAATTGCAGTAGAAAATTGGGATCCAATACTGATTCACATAGCCTCGTCCAAAATCCCTGATAATACTCTACGAGCATGGGAGGACTCCTTAGATGATCATAAGGAATTGCCTTCGTGGTCTCAAATGGAGAAATTTTTGTCTAAAAGAATAGAGAAGCTGGAGACAATCATTGACTTTCGTAAGCCGAACTCCAGGGAAACGTATAATTCAAAGGCAAACTCCTTTCAAGTTTCCGAGACGGAGAACCAAACCAAGCCCTTTTGCAAAACATGCAATCAATATCATTCGCTGATGGtatgccaaaactttaaatctttAGCGCCACAGGATCGCATTCAATACGCCATGGAAAACAAATTGTGTTTGAACTGCCTTtcacaaaaacattttaaaccAAATTGCACCAGCAGGAGATCGTGTTCTATCTGCAACAAAAAGCACCACACAATGCTTCACCTCGAGTCTAAAAGTACAAATTCGTTAGATACTTCTCAGAATTACGAAACGATAGATACGACTTCACAAGATGTTCCTACCACATCAAGACAGTCCAATGAAAACTCATTTTTGAACACCACCATAGCCAATTATGAAATAAACACGCTGTTCTCGCAGAATGAAGGTACTACTATTCTTCCGACTGCTCGAATTCATTTAGAACACGGTGGAGAACTATTCACAGTCCGGGCACTGTTAGATACCGGATCGGAGAAAAGCTTCATAGCCAAGCGCATTCAGCAGAAACTGATGATTCCTTTGGAAAAGCACAACTCCCAAATTTCCGGACTGGGAGGCACTATAGTAAGCAGCTGCAAGGGAAAATGTTTGCTAACGTTAAAATCTACTTATTCCGACTTTAGAATTCAAGTTAAAGCACTAGTAGTGTCAAGTCTAGCTCACTTTTTGCCTTCGCGACCCATTAGATCTACACTTATCCAGCAAGTACAACATTTGAGTCTCGCAGATccttttttctataaacaagCACCAATAGAAATGATAATTGGAAGCGATTATCTTCCCTTCATTAACAAAACCGGAATGACTGTACAAATTGGGAATGGCATCGAAGCTCGAGAGTCTCAGTTTGGGTGGTACTTATCAGGACCCACAGAATCCGAGTACATTAAGACATTCTCAACCCTTGCGACTGCTTCAGACAATGCAGCTCTACAAGAACAGCTGAAAAGATTCTGGGAGTTGGAGGAGGTTGGAAAGCCAAAGCCTACATCAGATGCTGACATCTGGTGTGAAAACTTCTACAAATCCACAACGTATCGAGATCAAGAAGGTCGATACGTAGTTCGACTACCTTTCATACAGGAATTTCCTGACGAAAAATTCCTTGGGTCTTCGAGACATATGGCATTCGCCCAGTACTGCAGAATGGAGAAACATTTAAGCAAAAATCAAGAACTAAAATATGAATACGACAAAGTTCTCAGAGAATATATTGCGTTAGAACACATGGTCCCTGCAAAGCCGAAAGAAGAAAAATCACCAAAGGTCCACAACTACTTCTTGCCCCACCATGCCGTCATCCGGCCAGAAAGTAAATCTACCAAAGTACGCGTGGTGTTCAACGCCTCTAAAAAGACTACCTCTGGACTATCATTAAATGACGTTTTGCATGCTGGGCCAATCTTACAACAAGACTTAATGAAAGTTCTTCTCAACTGGCGATATTATCGGTACGTATTTAACGGTGACATCCAAAAGATGTACCGTCAGATATGGATCCATGAAGACGATCAGCAATACCAACAAATTCTATTTCGTACTTTCAAAGACAAAGCAGTGGAGGTCTTTCGCTTAAAAACAGTTACATTTGGCGTGAATGCGGCACCCTTTCTCGCCATTCGTACTCTTTTGGAGCTAAGCAAAGATTGTAAGAATCTATACCCCAAAGCCTCAAACATATTACAAAATGAGATCTATGTAGACGATGTCTTGTCAGGCGCTCATTCCCTCGAGGAAGCCAAAGTTAAACAAGAACAACTCGTTAGATCCCTTTCTTCTGcgggattttcattaaaaaaactcACAGCAAACAATAAGATTCTGTTAGAAAGCTGGCCCCGCGAAGATCTTCTTAGCGAAGAATTCCTGAATATCGAAGATCAAAGTTCTATTAAAACTTTAGGCGTTCGGTGGAACGCGATGGCCGATTTCTTCTATTATACAGTTGAACCTATCGAAATTGATCAGTTCACTTCGAAAAGGAAAATACTATCCACCATAGCGAAGCTATTCGATCCACTTGGTTGGTTGGGCCCAACTATAGTCATCGCAAAAATGCTAATGCAAGACCTATGGGAAGAAAGGCTAGGATGGGACGAAAGTGTACCAGCGCCCATCCTTCAACGCTGGTCATCCTTTGTTGAAAATTTACAACATGTATCagacatacaaattaaaagATGGATTCAATTCTCGCCTCAAGCGTCAATTCAAATTCATGGGTTTAGTGacgcctcagagaaggcgtattGTGCAGCGGTATACATCCGAGTTGTTCATCCAGATGGCGACATTTATTCAAACCTATTAGTCTCCAAAACAAAAGTGGCGCCCTTAAAAAGAACCACGATCCCTAAATTAGAACTATGTGGAGCAGACTTGCTAACGAAATTAATCAAAAGTATATCAAATGACGTACAGATAGAACACAAATTATTTCTTTGGACGGACTCATCCATTGTCCTTGGATGGCTACAAAAGTCCCCACAGACAGTAAAGACCTTCGTGGCCAATAGGATTAGTGACATATTAAGCGTGGTAGATATAAGTCAGTGGAATTACGTAAAAACTGACGAAAATCCAGCTGATCTTGGTTCACGAGGGTGCGCTCCTCGAGATTTGTCGACATGCCAACTTTGGTGGCATGGGCCTTCGTGGCTGTCTCAACCGCACCAGCACTGGCCAAAACCACGAACATTTGAGCCTACAGATCTCGAAGCGAAACGAGTCTGCAGTTATCACACCTCAGAAAACGCAGAAGAAATTATTTCCAGGTTCTCATCATTCAATCGATGTCTTAGAGTTATATGCTATATCTTCAGATTTTACCAGTCATCGAAAAGGAAAGAAACATTTTCAAGTACACTCTTACGGCACGACGAGATTGATTTCGTGAAACGTCGTCTAATCCACTTATCACAAAAAGTCGCGTTTCCAAGAGAACTTGAAGCTCTGTGCGAGAAAAAGCCAATTAGCAAGAAAAGCAAAATTCTCGCGATTAATCCAGTTATCGACGATACCGGTCTATTGAGAGTAGGCGGCAGGCTAACGAATTGTGGTCTTAGCTATGAAGAAATTCATCCAATCATTCTacctgaaaaatcgaaattggcTGAACTTATGATAAAATTCACCCATCGTATCCTTTTGCACGCTGAGCATCACACCATGCTCCGAGCAATTCGCCAAGGCTTTTATATCCCTCGAGTTAAAAATATTATCCGCCAATGTATTCGTAATTGTAAACCATGTACTATCGTCAAGCATCGTTTCCAAAATCAGATAATGGCATCGCTTCCACCTGAGCGCGTCCAATTCTCCTTGCCTTTTACGTTTACCGGTGTCGATTTTGCGGGACCTTTCAATATTCGAGCATCGAAAGTCCGAAATTCAAAAACGTTGAAAGGATATGCAGCCGTATTTGTGTGCTTCTCCACTAAGGCCGTCCACTTGGAGACTTGCTCGGAATTATCCTCCGAAGCATTTATCGCGACGTTTTCCCGCTTTACCGGAAGGCGAGGTCTTCCAAAGACAATTTTTTCCGACAATGGAAGGAACTTTGTCGGTGCAAGCTATAAGCTTCTAAAAGAACACCATGAATTCTTAAAATCTGCCGAACAATCTCTGGTTGAAAAGTATGCTACTCATGGTTTTAACTGGTCCTTCATTCCACCCTACGCACCGCACATGGGCGGATTATGGGAAGCGGCCGTTAAAAGCATGAAAACCCATTTAAAAAAAGTTGCCGCTTCTCATACACTAACATTCGAGGAACTTACAACACTTTTGATAATGGTCGAATCAATATTAAACTCCCGTCCCTTATCGCCTATATCCGGAAATCCTAATGAGCTAAACCCATTAACTCCGGGCCACTTTCTTCGCGGTGCACCAATTATCGTCGAGCCCTCTCAAAACATTGCACAAGACAACATTTCACTGTTAAATCGTTGGGAACGGCTAAAGGCACTGCAACAAATTTTCGCGCGACGATGGAAGACGGAGTATATTACTGAATTACAACGTCGCATTAAAtggaaaaccacaaaaaataatattaaaatcaatGATTTTGTTGTGATTAAAGACGAGTTACTACCCCCTACCGACTGGAGGCTTGGAAGAGTCACAAAAGTTCACTATGGCTCCGACAACAACGTCAGAGTAGCCGAAATATTGACACAAAGTGGAACCATCACTCGACCAATCGTTAAGCTATGTGTTTTACCGACTCAAAACACTACGCCAACTGAATGA